A portion of the Simkania negevensis Z genome contains these proteins:
- a CDS encoding alpha/beta hydrolase family protein yields the protein MKRHLLKIFLFVFCLSAFTFGNEEKCATPSHIGQKTVCTYANGRPIVIDVYFPTKKGTAEVADSCWELPPIAHDAPMPNHRLPLILISHGYGGARNEQIWLAEQLALAGYIVASLDHYGNTWKDPTPQGMIAMWHRPQDVSVAIDYLTTASPFVDAIDSSNIGFVGFSVGGMTGLWLAGAEVKSLEALHHFAGESSEKVVESIDFQEGMHSFRDPRISRFVLLAPRASEFTPESLHKIESPMLVIYGTEDTVLPPHEHALTISPAQTIALPQAGHFVFLNPVTEQGKQALSPALWEGNEERPLFHRQVSQEIILFLKLN from the coding sequence ATGAAAAGGCATCTATTAAAAATTTTTCTTTTTGTTTTTTGCTTAAGTGCCTTTACTTTTGGCAATGAGGAAAAGTGCGCGACTCCTTCCCATATTGGGCAAAAAACAGTTTGCACCTATGCCAACGGTCGTCCCATCGTGATTGATGTCTATTTCCCCACCAAAAAGGGGACTGCTGAGGTGGCCGACAGCTGTTGGGAATTGCCCCCCATTGCACATGATGCTCCTATGCCAAATCACCGATTGCCTCTTATTCTTATTTCGCATGGATACGGAGGTGCGCGTAATGAGCAGATTTGGCTTGCCGAGCAGCTCGCTCTTGCAGGGTACATCGTTGCGAGTCTCGATCATTATGGGAACACCTGGAAAGATCCGACTCCTCAGGGAATGATTGCAATGTGGCATCGTCCTCAAGATGTGTCAGTAGCAATTGATTACCTCACAACTGCATCGCCTTTTGTCGATGCAATTGATTCCAGTAACATTGGCTTTGTAGGCTTTTCTGTTGGGGGGATGACAGGTCTTTGGTTAGCTGGGGCAGAAGTGAAATCCCTTGAAGCGTTGCACCATTTTGCCGGAGAATCGTCTGAAAAAGTGGTTGAATCCATTGATTTTCAAGAAGGAATGCATTCTTTTCGAGATCCGCGCATTTCCCGTTTTGTCCTTTTAGCGCCGCGTGCTTCTGAATTTACGCCTGAAAGTCTACACAAAATCGAATCACCCATGTTAGTGATTTATGGAACAGAAGATACTGTTTTGCCTCCTCACGAACATGCTTTAACGATTTCGCCTGCTCAAACAATTGCGTTGCCTCAAGCAGGGCATTTTGTTTTCCTGAATCCTGTCACCGAGCAGGGAAAACAAGCCTTGAGCCCTGCACTTTGGGAGGGAAATGAGGAAAGACCACTTTTTCACAGACAAGTCTCTCAAGAGATCATTCTCTTTTTAAAACTCAACTGA
- a CDS encoding Lpg1974 family pore-forming outer membrane protein: MKKYSLLLTLLPCFLFADNRMLTAPSSPPPDPKEQEMLFNKNEPGFLINGEFIYWNVQEGALDYAIRMRNRSWGPTPAFAQGDFERAEFDWDPGYRFSLGYYRAENFWEVLAEYTFLHVKGFNRAKPTSIDDGKYINGTFPQYLSSPMHDATSSIHLHYKLVNLLANRVFHLFDNPHLRLRLTGGVTTVWMHQGWHVRYVGFNDNITSTRNRWRYWGMGLRIGTGFDWYWGKDIYATGVFSTALTMGRYHNHAKQTTKMPLNPGDNPEIPFRDARYKDYRMAFTMQFLVGPSYQKSFDWWRFEIFAGYELTIWSNLQEVFRSTASTSIEAKETWLNSGLIALQGLTTRASFQF, translated from the coding sequence ATGAAAAAATACTCCCTTCTTCTCACTTTACTTCCTTGCTTTCTCTTTGCAGATAACAGGATGCTAACTGCTCCTTCCTCGCCTCCACCTGATCCAAAAGAACAAGAAATGCTATTCAATAAAAATGAACCTGGTTTTCTCATTAATGGTGAATTCATTTATTGGAATGTACAAGAAGGCGCCCTCGATTATGCGATCCGCATGCGTAACCGCTCTTGGGGTCCCACACCTGCATTTGCTCAAGGAGATTTTGAGCGTGCTGAATTTGATTGGGATCCAGGTTACCGCTTTTCGCTTGGTTATTATAGAGCTGAAAACTTCTGGGAAGTTTTAGCTGAATACACTTTTCTCCATGTCAAAGGCTTCAATCGGGCAAAACCAACCTCTATCGACGACGGAAAATACATCAATGGAACCTTTCCCCAATATCTATCGAGCCCGATGCATGACGCAACAAGTAGTATCCACCTTCATTACAAACTCGTTAATCTTTTAGCCAATCGAGTCTTTCATCTTTTTGATAATCCACACCTACGCCTCCGCTTAACAGGTGGAGTCACAACAGTTTGGATGCATCAGGGATGGCACGTCCGTTATGTTGGATTCAATGATAATATCACCTCAACTCGTAACCGTTGGCGTTACTGGGGAATGGGACTTCGCATTGGAACAGGTTTTGACTGGTACTGGGGCAAAGACATTTATGCGACGGGTGTCTTCTCAACAGCTCTTACGATGGGTCGCTACCACAATCACGCTAAACAAACCACCAAGATGCCTTTAAATCCTGGGGATAACCCTGAAATTCCTTTTCGAGATGCCCGTTATAAAGACTACCGCATGGCCTTCACCATGCAATTTTTGGTGGGACCTTCTTACCAAAAAAGCTTCGATTGGTGGCGATTTGAGATTTTTGCAGGATATGAGCTGACCATTTGGTCCAACTTGCAAGAAGTTTTCCGCTCAACAGCCTCGACTTCAATAGAAGCTAAAGAGACCTGGCTCAACTCAGGACTTATTGCTTTGCAAGGATTGACAACTCGAGCATCCTTTCAATTCTGA
- the udk gene encoding uridine kinase has translation MKRLLSCFFLLFLCQSFASETLVVGIAGASGAGKTTLARKLVQSLGQYATLICQDSYYQDLSHLPHEERARTNFDHPSSIDFELMRAHILALKEGKNITQPIYDFTAHSRTSKTTQVEAKKILVVEGCLLLAIPEIRELLDIKLFVDTDLDICLMRRIQRDQKERGRTFQDIQNQYFVTVRPMFFKFIAPSKVFADMIIPAHHENEVVLNFIASKLHPEVTPELTLLMPSKELIP, from the coding sequence ATGAAGCGGCTGTTAAGTTGTTTTTTTCTTCTTTTCTTATGTCAATCCTTCGCATCTGAAACACTCGTTGTAGGAATTGCTGGAGCTTCAGGTGCTGGAAAAACAACCCTTGCGCGCAAACTTGTTCAGAGTTTAGGGCAATATGCGACATTGATCTGCCAAGATAGTTATTATCAGGATCTCTCTCATCTCCCTCACGAAGAACGGGCTCGGACAAATTTCGATCACCCAAGTTCCATCGACTTTGAGCTCATGCGCGCACACATTCTTGCACTAAAAGAAGGAAAAAACATCACCCAACCCATTTATGACTTTACAGCCCATTCTCGCACTAGTAAGACAACTCAAGTTGAGGCAAAAAAAATCCTCGTCGTTGAAGGATGTTTACTTTTGGCAATCCCAGAAATCCGTGAGCTCCTCGATATTAAACTGTTTGTCGATACTGATCTCGACATTTGCTTAATGCGGCGCATTCAACGAGATCAAAAAGAGCGAGGGCGAACTTTTCAAGACATTCAAAATCAGTATTTTGTAACAGTTAGGCCCATGTTTTTCAAATTCATTGCGCCAAGCAAAGTGTTTGCAGATATGATCATTCCCGCTCACCATGAAAACGAAGTCGTCTTGAACTTTATCGCTTCAAAATTGCATCCTGAAGTGACTCCAGAACTTACTCTATTAATGCCTTCAAAGGAACTAATACCATGA
- a CDS encoding DUF6314 family protein has translation MKQQELAGQWTLSRKVFDRERKLVGGMWGTVMFEEIDENQLLYQETVWNISGESTRFLARQTYLYLFNEEGIEIHRHGKKQDVPFLTLPYGKKVVDGHYSCKPDLYALRWVWVNAHLFYTRFSVKGIRKDHTLETLFRR, from the coding sequence ATGAAGCAGCAGGAATTAGCCGGTCAATGGACCCTTAGTCGTAAAGTTTTTGATAGAGAGCGCAAGCTTGTTGGAGGCATGTGGGGGACGGTGATGTTTGAAGAAATCGATGAAAACCAGTTGCTTTATCAAGAAACTGTTTGGAATATTTCTGGAGAGTCGACCCGCTTTTTGGCACGGCAAACCTATCTTTATCTTTTTAATGAAGAAGGGATTGAGATCCATCGCCATGGTAAAAAGCAAGACGTTCCTTTTTTAACATTGCCCTATGGAAAAAAAGTTGTTGATGGTCATTATTCCTGTAAGCCCGACCTTTATGCCTTGCGTTGGGTCTGGGTGAATGCCCATCTTTTTTACACCCGTTTTTCTGTGAAAGGCATCCGAAAAGATCATACTTTGGAGACACTTTTTAGACGATGA
- the rlmB gene encoding 23S rRNA (guanosine(2251)-2'-O)-methyltransferase RlmB, which produces MNEEPLIMGKNCLSEVLKTNPKSIQKIFTSKEDDPVLKKAKGFNIPIQFVPKARLTAMVNSESHQGVVAKLRERTYPELRPFLRTSKEKSLILMCDGITDPQNFGAILRAAECFGVDGVVFSKNRSVEITPVVTKASVGASELVPLLRVSNLAETMNQFQKAGFTAIVADVGEHSKSIDTFTFPDKTLLILGAEGRGVQPLLKKKADCCVEIPLKGQIDSLNVSQAASILLFKARG; this is translated from the coding sequence ATGAACGAAGAGCCACTTATTATGGGGAAAAATTGTCTCAGCGAGGTGCTGAAAACAAATCCCAAATCGATTCAGAAGATTTTTACCTCAAAAGAAGACGATCCTGTTTTGAAAAAGGCAAAAGGATTCAACATTCCCATCCAGTTTGTTCCCAAAGCCCGCCTTACGGCAATGGTTAATTCAGAATCACATCAAGGTGTTGTAGCAAAGCTACGCGAACGAACCTATCCCGAACTTCGCCCTTTTTTGCGTACTTCAAAAGAAAAATCGCTGATTTTAATGTGCGATGGAATTACAGATCCCCAAAATTTTGGAGCGATTCTCCGCGCGGCTGAATGTTTTGGAGTCGACGGTGTGGTGTTTTCAAAAAACCGGAGCGTAGAAATCACTCCTGTTGTAACTAAAGCGAGCGTGGGTGCTTCAGAACTTGTCCCTCTTTTGCGTGTCTCCAATTTAGCCGAGACAATGAATCAGTTTCAAAAGGCTGGATTCACAGCAATTGTCGCAGATGTTGGAGAGCACTCTAAATCGATTGACACTTTCACTTTTCCTGACAAAACGCTTCTTATTTTAGGAGCTGAAGGGCGAGGTGTCCAGCCGCTACTCAAGAAGAAAGCCGACTGCTGCGTTGAAATTCCACTGAAAGGGCAAATCGATTCTCTCAACGTCTCCCAAGCGGCTTCGATTTTACTTTTTAAAGCCCGCGGATAA